The following proteins come from a genomic window of Amaranthus tricolor cultivar Red isolate AtriRed21 chromosome 14, ASM2621246v1, whole genome shotgun sequence:
- the LOC130799407 gene encoding uncharacterized protein LOC130799407, producing MRTIPEDEKVFLGGDFNGHLGRDVSNYNSVHGGFGLGARNESGENLLEFALGKELVIANSIFRKKDEHLITYKSGRHATKVDYFLVRKGDRASFFDCKVVLGTEMPTQHRLLVLVFRIRKKIVEKKVESRGKIMWGRLKEDMVATLSSKIS from the coding sequence ATGAGAACTATCCCCGAAGATGAGAAAGTTTTCTTAGGAGGAGACTTTAACGGACATCTAGGCAGAGATGTGAGCAACTATAACTCGGTTCATGGAGGGTTTGGTTTGGGGGCAAGGAATGAGAGTGGGGAGAATTTGCTAGAGTTTGCACTAGGAAAAGAATTGGTTATAGCAAATtcgatctttagaaagaaagatgagcaTTTGATCACATATAAGAGCGGCAGACATGCAACCAAAGTTGACTATTTCTTAGTGCGCAAGGGAGATCGAGCCTCATTCTTCGATTGTAAGGTGGTGTTGGGTACAGAGATGCCCACCCAACACAGGCTTTTAGTACTAGTTTTCAGGATAAGGAAGAAAATTGTAGAGAAGAAGGTCGAGTCTAGAGGAAAGATCATGTGGGGGAGACTTAAAGAGGATATGGTCGCAACCCTATCCAGCAAGATAAGTTAA